A window of the Mesorhizobium opportunistum WSM2075 genome harbors these coding sequences:
- a CDS encoding EamA family transporter → MTSTPVASREAAPLPVAALMGAMVSIQIGATFAKTLFPVIGAQGTTTLRLVVGALMLIAVLRPWQMRPSRATLPWLIAYGVTLAALNLLFYAALARIPLGVAVALEFSGPLLVATLTSRRASDFAWIALAVAGIVLLSPFIRSLQPLDPVGVVLALAAGGFWALYIVLAQKAGAELGSRTTAYGMAIAAVLVLPFGVAEAGMGLLSPSILVSALLVGLFSSALPFWLEMVALTRMPARIYGTLTCLEPGLGALAGFLFLHESLTAPQLAGIAAVIVAAAGTAVTSKPPVPSPE, encoded by the coding sequence TTGACATCGACGCCGGTTGCCAGTCGCGAAGCGGCGCCTTTGCCTGTCGCGGCGCTGATGGGCGCCATGGTGTCGATCCAGATCGGTGCCACCTTCGCCAAGACCTTGTTCCCGGTGATCGGCGCACAGGGCACGACGACGCTCAGGCTCGTCGTCGGCGCGCTGATGCTGATCGCGGTGCTGCGGCCCTGGCAGATGCGGCCTTCGCGCGCCACCTTGCCGTGGCTCATCGCCTATGGGGTGACGCTCGCAGCACTCAACCTCTTGTTCTACGCGGCACTTGCCAGGATCCCGCTCGGCGTTGCCGTGGCGCTGGAATTCTCCGGCCCGCTGCTGGTGGCGACGCTGACCTCGCGGCGCGCCAGCGATTTTGCCTGGATCGCGCTTGCGGTCGCCGGCATCGTGCTGTTGTCGCCGTTCATCCGTTCGCTGCAGCCGCTTGACCCGGTGGGGGTGGTGCTGGCACTGGCGGCCGGTGGCTTCTGGGCGCTCTACATCGTGCTTGCCCAGAAGGCCGGCGCGGAACTCGGCTCGCGCACGACCGCCTACGGCATGGCGATCGCCGCCGTTCTGGTGTTGCCCTTCGGCGTGGCCGAGGCCGGCATGGGACTGCTTTCGCCATCGATCCTGGTCAGCGCATTGCTCGTCGGCCTGTTCTCCAGCGCGCTGCCGTTCTGGCTGGAGATGGTGGCGCTGACCCGGATGCCGGCCCGCATCTACGGCACGCTGACCTGCCTGGAGCCGGGGCTGGGCGCGCTCGCCGGCTTCCTGTTCCTGCACGAGAGCCTGACCGCACCGCAACTGGCCGGCATCGCTGCCGTCATCGTCGCTGCCGCCGGTACGGCAGTGACGTCGAAGCCGCCGGTGCCGTCGCCGGAGTAG